One window from the genome of Actinomycetota bacterium encodes:
- a CDS encoding MoaD/ThiS family protein yields MAVLRLFAAAREAAGEARVEVAGATVADVLDAARERFGAPFVEVLERCRIWVNGQPAEPTMVLEDEDVVAVLPPVSGGSGAPGATLAPDAAPVLAPPAPPRAAPVPGAPFLAGHPPMADPPPPPPPPPPAGPIRTGAGTGAGHPGGAGPRPAGPAPSSVEPPSARRPTSAAPPPPPPPSPPSWRAPGPPPAVSGTRPPGPPPAGSGTRVPAAPHPPGATDRGAPPPPPPGGPRPAAPPPPATGPSRRPVPASPAPVPGAPGSPLGAQPPSTGGLRPAAPPPPPGTPGSRGAPPPPPPGG; encoded by the coding sequence GTGGCCGTACTGCGCCTGTTCGCGGCCGCTCGCGAGGCGGCCGGGGAAGCCCGGGTCGAGGTGGCCGGGGCCACCGTGGCCGACGTGCTCGACGCCGCCCGGGAGCGGTTCGGTGCCCCGTTCGTCGAGGTGCTGGAGCGGTGCCGGATCTGGGTGAACGGCCAGCCCGCGGAGCCGACCATGGTCCTGGAGGACGAGGACGTGGTCGCCGTGCTGCCGCCCGTGTCCGGCGGGTCGGGAGCGCCCGGGGCCACCCTGGCCCCCGACGCCGCCCCCGTGCTGGCTCCGCCCGCTCCTCCCCGGGCCGCCCCGGTGCCTGGCGCCCCGTTCCTGGCCGGTCATCCCCCGATGGCCGATCCGCCTCCGCCCCCGCCACCCCCGCCACCCGCCGGGCCCATCAGGACGGGTGCCGGGACGGGCGCCGGCCACCCGGGCGGGGCCGGGCCCCGCCCCGCCGGGCCCGCTCCCTCCTCGGTTGAACCCCCGAGCGCCCGGCGCCCGACCTCCGCGGCCCCACCCCCGCCCCCGCCACCCAGCCCCCCGTCCTGGCGCGCCCCTGGCCCGCCACCCGCCGTCTCGGGAACGCGCCCACCTGGCCCACCCCCCGCCGGCTCCGGTACGCGTGTTCCCGCTGCGCCGCATCCGCCCGGCGCTACCGACCGCGGGGCGCCACCGCCTCCCCCGCCTGGTGGGCCCCGCCCCGCGGCCCCGCCCCCGCCGGCAACCGGACCTTCCCGGCGCCCCGTACCGGCTTCGCCGGCACCCGTCCCAGGTGCCCCCGGCTCGCCTCTCGGGGCGCAGCCACCGTCCACCGGCGGCCTGCGGCCCGCCGCCCCACCGCCCCCGCCCGGCACCCCCGGCTCCCGCGGCGCCCCACCGCCCCCGCCGCCTGGCGGC